The Meriones unguiculatus strain TT.TT164.6M chromosome 14, Bangor_MerUng_6.1, whole genome shotgun sequence sequence ATAAGTTAACAGGAGATGACAGCAGTCTGACCAGTCATGCTGGGGCCGTCCCACAACCACACAATGGAGGCCCCTGGCACCTTCTTCCTGGTGGGCATTCCGGGTTTGCAGTCTTCCTATCTTTGGCTGGCCATCTCACTGAGTGCCATGTACAGCATAGCTCTCTTCGGCAACACCCTCATCATCACTGTGGTCTGCATGGATTCCACTCTGCAAGAGCCCATGTACTTCTTTCTGTGTGTTCTGGCTGCTGTGGACATTGTTATGGCCTCCTCCGTGGTACCTAAGATGGTGAGCATCTTCAGTTCAGGGGATAGCTCCATCAGCTTCAACGCCTGTTTCACTCAGATGTACTTTGTCCATGCTGCCACCGCTGTGGAGACAGGGCTGCTACTGGCCATGGCTtttgaccgctatgtggccatctgcaagCCCCTACACTACAGGAGAATTCTCACGCCTAAACTGATGCTGGGAATTAGTGCGACTATCACTGTTAGAGCTGTTATTTTTATGACTCCCCTGAGCTGGATGTTGAGCCATTTGCCGTTCTGCGGCTCCAGCGTAGTCCCTCATTCCTACTGTGAACACATGGCTGTGGCCAAGTTAGCGTGTGCGGACCCCATGCCTAGCAGTTTGTATAGCTTGATCTTTTCTTCCATCATCGTGGGCTCAGACGTCGGCTTCATTTCTGCCTCTTATACTCTGATTCTCAAGGCAGTTTTTGGCCTGTCGTCAAAGAATGCCCAGCGGAAGGCACTGAGTACATGCGGCTCGCATGTTGGGGTCATGGCACTGTACTATCTCCCTGGGATGGCATCCATTTACGTAGCCTGGCTGGGACAGGGCAAAGTTCCGCTGCATAGCCAGGTGCTCTTAGCTGACTTGTACCTGATCATTCCGCCTACCTTAAACCCTATTATTTATGGTATTAGGACCAGACAAATCCGGGAATGCACACTGAATCTGCTGATGCATTGCTTCTGTCACCAATCCACTCAAGGTTCATGAACACAGAGCTTCTCATACCTCACACGTTCCAGCCAACTGCAAAGATGTCTTTGAGATCTTTGCACATGGACTGGTTTCCGGGTGTAGCCTGCCCTTCCA is a genomic window containing:
- the LOC132647060 gene encoding olfactory receptor 52I2, which produces MLGPSHNHTMEAPGTFFLVGIPGLQSSYLWLAISLSAMYSIALFGNTLIITVVCMDSTLQEPMYFFLCVLAAVDIVMASSVVPKMVSIFSSGDSSISFNACFTQMYFVHAATAVETGLLLAMAFDRYVAICKPLHYRRILTPKLMLGISATITVRAVIFMTPLSWMLSHLPFCGSSVVPHSYCEHMAVAKLACADPMPSSLYSLIFSSIIVGSDVGFISASYTLILKAVFGLSSKNAQRKALSTCGSHVGVMALYYLPGMASIYVAWLGQGKVPLHSQVLLADLYLIIPPTLNPIIYGIRTRQIRECTLNLLMHCFCHQSTQGS